A single genomic interval of Malania oleifera isolate guangnan ecotype guangnan chromosome 11, ASM2987363v1, whole genome shotgun sequence harbors:
- the LOC131167887 gene encoding uncharacterized protein LOC131167887 isoform X3, whose product MAKSSTVRVATRGLLLVKLGFGIPRPKPSSSPTLIGRHRVSPIFSSVNRSVSVHLQQHINNRFSSLTHLLSSPRPQLCSRRLLLKSAFSNGDRLSPPNPAFSPKKSSLSSSPSSFISPYPKHNSSSQLKPLFAYSSKTLFGFGGELSTRVRRLSFRTPDIGKINAKTVLDRPISVVRSAFSRYREAIGLQIEAFWRRNYLVLLGAGGVLICALLWRVMFGIANTFVGISEGMAKYGFLALSAAIVAFSGMYVRSRLTINPDKVYRMAMRRLNTSAGILEVMGAPLSGTDLRAYVMSGGGLMLKNFRPSLRSKRCFLIFPIQGSERKGLVSVEVKKKKGQGRSSVYF is encoded by the exons ATGGCAAAATCTTCCACTGTGAGAGTCGCCACCCGGGGTCTACTTCTAGTCAAGTTAGGTTTTGGTATCCCCCGCCCCAAACCCTCTTCCTCCCCCACACTAATTGGCCGTCACCGCGTCTCTCCTATATTCTCTTCTGTAAATCGCAGCGTTTCCGTTCACCTACAACAACATATTAATAATCGGTTTTCGTCTCTCACCCATTTGCTCTCCTCACCTCGACCCCAGCTATGTTCTCGACGGCTTCTACTCAAATCCGCTTTCTCGAATGGGGATCGTCTGTCCCCTCCAAACCCGGCTTTTTCTCCAAAGAAATCTTCATTGTCGTCATCACCATCGTCATTTATTTCTCCATACCCCAAGCATAATTCATCGAGCCAGTTGAAGCCCCTCTTTGCATATTCTTCCAAAACCCTCTTTGGGTTTGGCGGTGAACTAAGCACCAGGGTCAGGCGTTTGTCTTTCAGAACCCCCGATATCGGTAAAATCAACGCAAAAACTGTCCTTGACAGACCCATATCTGTTGTTCGGTCTGCTTTCTCGCGGTACCGAGAGGCTATTGGATTGCAGATTGAGGCGTTTTGGAGGAGGAACTACCTGGTGCTGTTGGGGGCTGGAGGAGTTCTGATTTGCGCCCTCTTGTGGAGGGTTATGTTTGGAATTGCGAACACTTTTGTTGGGATCTCTGAAGGCATGGCCAAGTATGGGTTTCTTGCTCTGTCCGCTGCTATCGTTGCATTTTCT GGCATGTATGTCCGTTCAAGATTGACCATAAATCCTGATAAAGTTTATAGAATGGCAATGAGGAGGCTTAATACATCTGCGGGAATTCTTGAGGTTATGGGTGCCCCACTCTCAGGAACAGATTTAAGAGCATATGTGATGTCAGGAGGCGGGTTAATGCTGAAGAATTTCAGGCCAAGCCTTAGGAGTAAGCGTTGCTTTCTTATTTTTCCAATACAGGGCTCTGAGAGGAAGGGCCTTGTAAGCGTTGAAGTCAAGAAGAAAAAGGGACAG